The Prosthecobacter sp. genome has a segment encoding these proteins:
- a CDS encoding Gfo/Idh/MocA family oxidoreductase, producing MKSRRLFLSQIIATGVAPAFVPAHVLRSQTAPSNKITLGVIGVGAQGTGDMRAFLNHDDVRVTALCDVNTKNIERAKGIIAERYGSADVKVYRDFRELNRDALIDAVLMALPVHWHSIPATDAIMNGKHIYHEKPMGMSMVESKHVRAAVKKTGVVFQFGTQQRSDLKFRWACELARNGRLGKLKEIQVGVPGGKIGPDFPEQPVPEHVDWERWVGPAPMTPFNTEKLKRDNHENITNFSLGMISCWGIHHLDIAQWGNGTDETGPISVEGEATYPEKGGCDAVLTWKMRFEYANAAPITFVNEKNMDIGHGTRFIGENGWVHVLRGKISASDDAILRDPANKAGTMPVKLIESVEHTRNFVDVIKTGQRAICDIETAVRSDTLPQLTAMALKAKRKLLWDPMTEMFTNDEAANALMNARPFRGEWKLPEIA from the coding sequence ATGAAATCCCGCCGCTTATTCCTTTCCCAGATCATTGCCACTGGTGTTGCTCCTGCGTTTGTTCCCGCACATGTGCTGCGCTCGCAGACAGCGCCGTCCAACAAGATCACACTGGGAGTAATCGGTGTCGGTGCGCAAGGCACAGGAGACATGCGGGCATTCCTGAATCACGACGATGTGCGGGTGACGGCACTCTGCGACGTGAACACAAAGAACATTGAGCGTGCCAAGGGGATCATCGCCGAGCGCTACGGCAGCGCGGATGTGAAGGTGTATCGCGATTTTCGTGAACTGAACCGGGATGCATTGATTGATGCCGTGCTGATGGCGCTGCCGGTGCATTGGCACAGTATTCCGGCCACGGATGCGATTATGAATGGCAAGCACATCTATCACGAGAAACCGATGGGCATGTCGATGGTCGAATCGAAGCATGTGCGGGCGGCGGTGAAGAAGACAGGCGTGGTGTTTCAGTTTGGCACGCAGCAGCGCAGTGATTTGAAGTTCCGCTGGGCCTGCGAACTCGCGCGCAATGGCCGCTTGGGCAAACTGAAGGAGATTCAGGTCGGTGTTCCCGGTGGGAAGATCGGTCCTGACTTTCCGGAGCAACCGGTGCCGGAACATGTGGACTGGGAGCGCTGGGTCGGGCCTGCACCGATGACGCCGTTCAACACGGAGAAGCTCAAGCGCGACAATCACGAGAACATCACGAATTTCTCACTCGGCATGATCTCGTGCTGGGGCATCCATCACCTCGACATAGCCCAATGGGGCAATGGCACGGATGAAACGGGGCCGATCAGCGTCGAAGGCGAGGCGACGTATCCCGAAAAAGGCGGCTGTGACGCTGTCTTGACCTGGAAGATGCGTTTTGAATACGCGAACGCGGCTCCGATCACCTTTGTGAATGAGAAGAACATGGACATTGGCCACGGGACTCGCTTCATCGGTGAAAATGGCTGGGTGCATGTGCTGCGCGGCAAGATCAGCGCCAGCGACGATGCCATCCTACGCGATCCGGCGAACAAGGCGGGCACGATGCCGGTCAAGCTGATCGAGAGCGTCGAACATACGCGCAATTTTGTGGATGTGATCAAGACAGGGCAGCGGGCGATTTGCGACATTGAGACGGCAGTGCGTTCTGACACGCTGCCACAGCTCACAGCGATGGCCTTGAAGGCGAAGCGCAAGCTGCTCTGGGACCCAATGACGGAGATGTTCACGAATGACGAGGCTGCGAATGCGCTCATGAATGCCCGGCCGTTCCGAGGTGAATGGAAGCTGCCGGAGATTGCTTGA
- a CDS encoding FAD-dependent oxidoreductase: MAEHHFDFVVIGGGSGGYAAARTAHSAGLSVTVIDGASELGGLCILRGCMPSKTLIESANRQLHIRHTAEFGLKATSHGVDVRAIRDRKRTLIADFAGYRQGQLEDGRFVLYRGHARFLNPHTVEVVPRDGSASFQITARSFCIATGSEVAVPDVPGLAETGYWTSDDVLDADSLPHSIAVLGGGAIALEMAHYLEAMGCQITLIQRNSQLLTGLDRECSDVIAKAYTERGMTVHLGTHLNRISTHEGRKRVEFTTDGHTHAILVDQILLAMGRQPATRELDLEKAQVSLHKTKIVVNDRMQTSQPHIFAAGDVCSPLDVVHLAIQQGEIAARNASKFLKGSSADETIDYRLTLFGVFSHPQVAVVGATTEKLKAQSIPFLSASYPFNDHGKSMVMGEIAGFVKMLAHAETGEILGACVVGPEATELIHEVVIAMNFRATVKQFMAIPHYHPTLSEIWTYPAEEIADQLAD, translated from the coding sequence ATGGCAGAACACCATTTTGATTTCGTGGTCATCGGCGGCGGCAGCGGCGGCTACGCGGCGGCTAGAACGGCTCACAGTGCCGGATTGAGCGTCACCGTGATCGACGGCGCATCTGAACTCGGCGGCCTGTGCATCCTGCGCGGCTGCATGCCGAGCAAGACGCTCATCGAATCCGCCAACCGCCAGCTCCACATCCGCCACACCGCCGAATTCGGCCTCAAAGCCACCTCCCACGGCGTCGATGTGCGAGCCATTCGTGATCGCAAACGCACTCTGATCGCCGACTTCGCCGGTTATCGTCAGGGACAGCTCGAAGACGGTCGTTTCGTCCTTTATCGCGGCCACGCCCGCTTTCTGAACCCACACACCGTCGAAGTCGTCCCGCGCGACGGTTCCGCCAGCTTCCAAATCACCGCACGCAGCTTCTGCATCGCCACCGGTTCCGAGGTTGCCGTTCCCGACGTGCCTGGACTCGCCGAAACCGGCTACTGGACCAGTGATGACGTGCTGGATGCCGATTCACTGCCGCACAGCATTGCCGTACTCGGCGGCGGAGCCATCGCTCTTGAAATGGCACACTACCTTGAGGCGATGGGCTGCCAAATCACACTCATTCAGCGCAACTCCCAGCTTCTCACCGGCCTCGATCGCGAATGCAGCGATGTCATCGCCAAAGCTTACACAGAACGCGGCATGACCGTACATCTCGGCACGCACCTCAACCGCATTTCCACCCACGAAGGCCGCAAGCGCGTTGAATTCACCACCGACGGACACACGCACGCCATTCTCGTCGATCAAATCCTCCTCGCCATGGGCCGCCAGCCTGCAACACGCGAACTCGATCTCGAAAAAGCCCAGGTGTCCCTGCACAAGACCAAGATCGTCGTCAACGACCGCATGCAGACCTCCCAGCCACACATCTTCGCCGCAGGTGATGTGTGCAGCCCGCTCGATGTCGTCCACCTCGCCATCCAGCAGGGCGAAATCGCCGCGCGCAACGCCTCCAAATTTCTCAAAGGCTCGTCCGCCGATGAAACCATCGACTACCGACTGACTCTCTTTGGTGTCTTTTCCCATCCACAGGTTGCCGTCGTCGGAGCCACGACTGAGAAGCTCAAGGCGCAGAGCATCCCCTTCCTCAGCGCCAGCTATCCCTTCAACGACCACGGCAAGTCCATGGTCATGGGCGAGATTGCCGGCTTCGTGAAGATGCTCGCTCACGCCGAGACCGGCGAGATCCTCGGTGCCTGCGTCGTCGGCCCCGAAGCGACGGAGTTAATTCATGAAGTCGTCATCGCCATGAACTTCCGCGCCACCGTGAAGCAGTTCATGGCCATTCCACACTACCACCCGACGCTAAGCGAGATCTGGACCTATCCCGCCGAGGAGATCGCGGATCAGCTCGCTGACTGA
- the def gene encoding peptide deformylase, with product MIRKIVRYPDPVLRAKCRDVTDITPDLRTLAADMLETMHEANGIGLAAPQVGVEVQLAVIDLAHNPDSISYMKIDGQKIDMPQHMPVILINPKLELGSAKEIGEEGCLSFPRLRGDIRRAYEIKVTYMDLDGKTVTVETDGLLARAFQHEIDHLNGILFIDRLNAVAKVSIKRKLARLMEEWTEDD from the coding sequence ATGATCCGCAAAATCGTCCGCTACCCCGACCCCGTGCTCCGCGCCAAGTGCCGCGATGTGACCGACATCACGCCCGACCTCCGCACCTTGGCCGCCGACATGCTCGAAACGATGCATGAGGCGAACGGCATCGGCCTCGCCGCACCGCAGGTCGGCGTGGAGGTACAGCTCGCAGTCATTGATCTCGCGCACAATCCCGACAGCATCAGCTACATGAAGATCGACGGCCAGAAGATCGACATGCCGCAGCACATGCCCGTCATCCTCATCAATCCCAAGCTCGAACTCGGCAGCGCCAAGGAAATCGGCGAGGAGGGCTGCCTCAGTTTCCCGCGTTTGCGCGGCGACATCCGCCGCGCCTACGAGATCAAGGTCACCTATATGGATCTCGACGGCAAAACCGTCACCGTCGAAACCGACGGCCTGCTGGCCCGTGCCTTCCAGCACGAAATTGATCACCTCAACGGCATTCTCTTTATCGACCGCCTCAACGCCGTCGCCAAAGTCAGCATCAAGCGCAAACTCGCCCGGCTGATGGAGGAATGGACAGAGGACGATTGA
- a CDS encoding MFS transporter: MTDTASRSPHTTKLFIMMVLEFFIWGAWLPKIFGYLPAVGFSGNEQLAILLAFPVSAILGMFFSNQFADRHFAAEKFMAFSHLVSGLAILGLGFLPADAAGKVAFWPFFTLMSVHCLLYVPTMSIANTLAFANIRDAAKEYGIVRMGGTVGWILAAWPFIFLLVDWDKVSAANPQGMVAWLDVAFASPLEGDKLVAGTRWTYIVAGVASLLLAGFSLTLPHTPPKKAAAGESSALVKAFGVLKHPVILVLWIVTMIDSFVHNTYFFHTDNFLKSASVGIPANWTQAVMSVGQIAEILTMLVLGLTLKKLGWKTTMIIGIAGHALRFLVYAFVPQHQWLMVGVQLIHGICYAFYFATIYIYVEKSCPTDIRTSAQGLFNLMIFGLGDILAKFYWIYFGNAKYTLADGSMDWRNLFLLPSALAVLAMLILLFFFRPPTRAPEGEVTH, from the coding sequence ATGACCGACACTGCCTCCCGATCTCCGCACACGACCAAACTGTTCATCATGATGGTGCTGGAATTTTTCATTTGGGGGGCGTGGCTGCCGAAAATCTTCGGTTACCTGCCGGCGGTGGGATTCAGTGGCAATGAGCAGCTTGCTATCTTGCTGGCATTCCCGGTCTCGGCAATCCTGGGCATGTTTTTCAGCAATCAGTTTGCGGACCGCCATTTCGCTGCCGAGAAATTCATGGCCTTCAGCCACTTGGTGTCGGGCCTGGCAATCCTGGGTCTGGGCTTCCTCCCCGCGGATGCGGCAGGGAAGGTGGCTTTCTGGCCGTTCTTCACACTGATGTCCGTCCACTGCCTGCTGTATGTGCCGACGATGTCGATCGCCAACACGCTGGCTTTCGCGAACATTCGTGATGCGGCGAAGGAGTATGGCATCGTGCGCATGGGCGGCACTGTTGGCTGGATTCTCGCGGCCTGGCCTTTCATCTTCCTGTTGGTGGACTGGGACAAAGTGAGCGCCGCGAATCCGCAGGGCATGGTGGCCTGGCTTGACGTCGCCTTTGCCAGCCCGCTGGAGGGGGACAAGCTGGTGGCAGGCACTCGCTGGACGTACATTGTGGCGGGCGTTGCTTCGCTGCTACTGGCGGGTTTCAGCCTGACGCTGCCGCACACTCCGCCGAAAAAGGCTGCCGCCGGGGAGTCCTCCGCGCTGGTGAAGGCGTTCGGCGTACTCAAGCATCCCGTGATACTGGTGCTGTGGATCGTCACGATGATCGACTCGTTCGTTCACAACACCTATTTCTTCCACACCGACAACTTCCTGAAGAGCGCCAGCGTCGGCATTCCGGCGAATTGGACGCAGGCGGTCATGAGTGTGGGCCAGATCGCGGAAATCCTCACCATGCTGGTGCTCGGCCTTACCTTGAAAAAGCTAGGCTGGAAGACCACCATGATCATCGGCATCGCCGGTCATGCGTTGCGCTTCCTGGTGTATGCTTTCGTGCCGCAGCACCAGTGGTTGATGGTCGGCGTGCAGCTCATCCACGGCATCTGCTACGCTTTCTACTTCGCCACCATCTATATCTATGTGGAAAAGAGCTGCCCGACTGACATCCGCACCAGCGCCCAAGGTCTCTTCAACCTCATGATCTTCGGCCTTGGCGACATTCTGGCCAAATTCTACTGGATCTACTTTGGTAACGCCAAGTACACCCTGGCGGACGGCTCCATGGACTGGAGGAACTTGTTCCTTCTGCCATCTGCCCTGGCCGTGCTGGCGATGCTCATCCTGCTCTTCTTCTTCCGGCCGCCCACTCGGGCTCCCGAAGGTGAAGTCACGCACTAA
- a CDS encoding DUF1501 domain-containing protein, which produces MNNPALQLQDRLNRRIFLKQSTSAIGAAALGSLLQDEAAAAMPARQFPNFAPKAKRIIYLFQSGAPSQMDLFDPKPQMEKHRAEDLPASIRQGQRLTTMTSGQKAFPVAPSLFKFAQHGQGGIWLSELFPHLSTVADEMCVIRSMFTEAINHDPAITFCQTGSQLAGRPSIGAWLSYGLGSMNHDLPAYVVMTSFGTGRRDDQPLYDRLWGSGFLPTQHQGVRFRNAGDPVLYLSNPAGVDRPMRRQMLDELAALNQRDFEAFGDPEISARISQYEMAFRMQMSVPDLVDTSKEPKHVLDSYGPDVMKPGTYAANCLLARRLAERDVRCIQLFHMGWDHHGGLPNAIRGQCRDTDQPTTALIKDLKQRGLLDDTLIVWGGEFGRTIYSQGTLTATNYGRDHHPRCYSIFMAGGGVKKGTTYGETDDYSYNIVRDPVHVHDLNATLMHLLGINHERLNFKFQGLDMRLTGIAGNLVKGVLA; this is translated from the coding sequence ATGAACAACCCAGCCCTTCAACTCCAGGACCGGCTCAACCGCCGCATCTTCCTCAAACAAAGCACGTCTGCCATCGGTGCTGCCGCGCTCGGCTCGTTGCTGCAAGATGAGGCCGCCGCAGCAATGCCTGCGCGTCAATTTCCCAACTTCGCTCCCAAGGCGAAACGCATCATCTATCTGTTCCAGTCCGGCGCTCCTTCGCAGATGGATCTCTTCGATCCAAAACCGCAGATGGAAAAACATCGCGCCGAGGATCTGCCCGCCAGCATTCGTCAGGGCCAGCGACTCACGACGATGACATCGGGTCAGAAAGCGTTCCCTGTCGCTCCTTCGCTCTTCAAATTCGCTCAACATGGCCAGGGCGGCATCTGGTTGAGCGAGCTGTTCCCGCATCTCTCCACCGTGGCAGATGAGATGTGCGTGATCCGTTCGATGTTCACCGAGGCGATCAATCACGATCCAGCGATCACCTTTTGCCAGACGGGTTCACAACTCGCAGGTCGTCCCAGCATCGGCGCATGGCTCAGCTATGGCCTCGGCAGCATGAATCACGATCTGCCGGCTTATGTCGTGATGACCTCCTTCGGCACTGGTCGTCGCGATGACCAGCCGCTCTACGACCGCCTGTGGGGCAGCGGTTTCCTGCCCACGCAGCATCAGGGCGTGCGCTTCCGCAATGCGGGTGATCCCGTGCTCTACCTCTCCAATCCCGCCGGAGTGGACCGCCCCATGCGCCGCCAGATGCTTGATGAACTCGCCGCGCTCAATCAGCGCGACTTCGAGGCCTTTGGTGATCCTGAAATCAGTGCGCGCATCTCCCAATACGAAATGGCCTTCCGCATGCAGATGAGCGTGCCTGATCTCGTGGATACCTCCAAAGAGCCCAAGCACGTGCTCGACAGCTACGGCCCCGATGTGATGAAACCCGGCACCTACGCCGCGAACTGTCTGCTCGCCCGCCGCCTCGCCGAGCGCGATGTGCGCTGCATCCAACTCTTCCACATGGGCTGGGACCACCACGGTGGTCTGCCCAACGCCATCCGTGGCCAATGCCGCGACACCGACCAGCCCACCACCGCGCTCATCAAGGATCTGAAACAACGCGGACTGCTCGATGACACGCTCATCGTCTGGGGCGGTGAATTCGGCCGCACGATCTATTCCCAAGGCACGCTCACCGCCACCAACTACGGTCGCGATCATCATCCGCGCTGCTATTCCATCTTCATGGCCGGTGGTGGCGTGAAAAAAGGCACCACCTACGGCGAAACCGACGACTACAGCTACAACATCGTCCGCGATCCTGTGCATGTGCATGATCTCAATGCCACCCTCATGCACCTGCTAGGCATCAACCATGAGCGCCTCAATTTCAAATTCCAAGGTCTCGACATGCGCCTCACTGGCATTGCTGGCAATCTCGTGAAGGGCGTGCTGGCCTAG
- a CDS encoding RNA methyltransferase, giving the protein MLITSSSNERIKHARRVREGRERELIFIEGERLVAECVSSELKLHACFTTAEPSESQQKLLERITCPVFQLSESVLESLSDTTSTQGLIVIAERPWPTLDRMFESQSPLILGLDRIQDPGNLGTLVRTAEAAGVNGFFSFAGSADAFAPKTLRSSMGSAFRLPILADVSGLGTLETCRSRGLKTVVATGEADLSHYDYDWRQPTLLILGNEGRGASTEIMNACDAHVRIPLHMPVESLNVAAAGAAILFEAVRQRR; this is encoded by the coding sequence ATGCTCATCACCAGCTCCTCCAACGAACGCATCAAACACGCCCGCCGCGTGCGCGAAGGCCGTGAGCGTGAACTGATCTTCATCGAGGGAGAGCGCCTCGTGGCCGAGTGTGTTTCCTCGGAACTCAAGCTCCACGCCTGCTTCACCACCGCCGAACCTTCCGAATCGCAGCAAAAGTTACTGGAACGCATCACCTGCCCAGTTTTCCAGCTTTCCGAGTCTGTGCTCGAATCGCTGAGCGACACCACCTCCACTCAAGGCCTCATCGTCATCGCCGAACGCCCGTGGCCGACACTGGATCGCATGTTCGAGAGCCAATCGCCGCTCATCCTCGGCCTCGATCGCATCCAAGACCCCGGCAATCTCGGGACGCTCGTCCGCACGGCGGAAGCCGCTGGTGTGAACGGATTTTTTTCCTTTGCAGGCTCCGCCGATGCCTTTGCGCCCAAAACCCTGCGCAGCTCGATGGGTTCCGCTTTCCGCCTGCCTATTCTGGCCGACGTCTCTGGCCTCGGCACTCTCGAAACCTGCCGCAGCCGTGGCCTCAAGACTGTCGTGGCCACCGGCGAGGCCGATCTTTCGCACTATGACTATGATTGGCGTCAACCCACGCTGCTCATCCTCGGCAACGAAGGCCGTGGAGCCAGCACCGAAATCATGAACGCTTGCGATGCTCACGTGCGCATTCCGCTGCACATGCCTGTCGAATCACTCAACGTCGCCGCAGCCGGTGCCGCAATCTTGTTTGAAGCGGTGAGGCAACGACGGTAG
- a CDS encoding PSD1 and planctomycete cytochrome C domain-containing protein, whose amino-acid sequence MSRPLILLLAFPALLAAEPAKLKYNRDVRPILNEKCFHCHGTDASHRKGDLRLDLREQAMKPAKSGDIAIVPGKPEQSQIVARVELPHEDDDVMPPEKDGKPLTSEEKAILKQWISEGAEYQGHWAFLKPERSPAPKIENPQITIRNEIDAFIATRLEQEGLQASPEADRATLLRRVTLDLTGLPPTLEEIAAFEKDASPKAYEAVVDRLLKSEHYGERMAMQWLDFARFADSHGFQTDSSRAMWPWRDWVIKAFNDNKPFDQFTIEQIGGDLLPNASRDQIVATGFNRNHRLNGEGGIIAEEWRIENIIDRVETTSFTWLGLTLNCCRCHDHKYDPLTQKDFYSFFAFFNNVAESGTIQGASNRSGGNSDPVIVVPDKEDEIQLAQLKKAVTKAEASVTETQLQLPNLVASWEADMESPETTKKQMWEVLQVKDAKSKGGAALRKLPDASWIAGGRNPDTDTYTITSPLTEGTFTGLLLEALPDPTLPNQSLGRAFNGNFVLTGIEGEISAPGLKMPVKIAFTRAEADYAQKGYDVKLLIDKEPANGWAIDGNDPKKRVDRKAMFIVDKALTVPAGATLTVRLVHQSKFSGHNIGRFRMSATDAEPALASLDGTGGPPAAVLAIMKTPTENRTPQQRAELEKFYRASVDSPLRDADYALAAAKTELEKFERTVPSVMVMKEGPVRDAFILKRGEYDKPGDKVSMTTPAVLPPMPKDAPLNRLGLAKWMVDPANPLTARVWVNRAWENFFGYGLSKSTENLGTQSEYPVHPELLDWLATEFIRTGWDMKAMQKLIVMSATYRQSSKLTPALLEKDPENRLLARGPRFRLAGEIVRDQALAIAGLLVPKIGGPSVKPYMPEGVWDETSKYGDLRGYKADSGDGLYRRSFYTIWKRTAAPPTMLLFDAPTREICTVKRSRTNTPLQALSLLNEVTFVEAARGLAQQMMQHGGTTPEQRIAYGFKRATARDIEPAALKQLTAGFAKRVEFFKFKPAEATALLSQGATKADASLNPAELAAYTTTATVLLNLDRVVTRD is encoded by the coding sequence ATGTCCCGCCCTCTCATTCTCCTCCTGGCATTTCCCGCCTTGCTCGCAGCGGAGCCTGCCAAACTAAAGTACAACCGCGATGTGCGGCCGATTCTCAATGAGAAGTGCTTTCATTGCCACGGCACAGACGCCAGCCATCGCAAAGGCGACCTGAGACTAGATTTGCGTGAGCAGGCGATGAAACCGGCCAAGTCGGGTGACATCGCAATCGTGCCAGGCAAACCGGAGCAGAGCCAGATCGTCGCTCGCGTGGAGCTTCCACATGAAGACGATGACGTGATGCCACCCGAGAAAGATGGCAAGCCGCTGACCAGCGAGGAGAAAGCCATTCTGAAACAGTGGATCAGTGAAGGCGCGGAGTATCAGGGACACTGGGCGTTTCTAAAGCCGGAGCGCTCGCCTGCACCGAAGATTGAGAATCCGCAGATCACCATCCGAAACGAGATTGATGCCTTCATAGCCACCCGACTTGAACAAGAAGGTCTCCAAGCTTCGCCGGAAGCGGATCGCGCCACCTTGCTGCGCCGGGTGACGCTCGATCTTACCGGCCTGCCACCGACGCTGGAGGAGATCGCGGCCTTTGAAAAGGACGCATCACCGAAAGCTTACGAGGCGGTGGTGGACCGCCTGCTGAAGTCCGAGCACTACGGCGAACGCATGGCCATGCAATGGCTCGATTTTGCGCGCTTCGCCGACAGCCACGGCTTCCAGACGGACAGCAGCCGCGCCATGTGGCCCTGGCGTGACTGGGTGATCAAGGCCTTCAATGACAACAAGCCCTTCGACCAGTTCACCATCGAGCAGATCGGCGGCGATCTGCTGCCAAATGCCAGCCGTGATCAAATTGTGGCCACGGGCTTCAATCGCAACCACCGCCTGAACGGCGAAGGCGGCATCATTGCTGAAGAATGGCGCATTGAGAACATCATCGACCGCGTGGAGACGACGAGCTTCACCTGGCTCGGGCTCACGTTGAATTGCTGCCGCTGTCACGATCACAAGTATGATCCGCTTACCCAAAAGGACTTTTATTCGTTCTTCGCTTTCTTCAACAACGTCGCTGAAAGCGGGACCATCCAGGGTGCCTCAAACCGTAGCGGCGGCAATTCCGATCCAGTGATCGTTGTACCGGACAAGGAAGACGAGATTCAGCTCGCGCAGCTCAAAAAAGCCGTCACCAAGGCGGAGGCCAGTGTCACCGAGACTCAGCTCCAACTGCCCAACCTCGTCGCCAGTTGGGAAGCGGACATGGAAAGCCCCGAGACCACCAAGAAACAAATGTGGGAAGTCCTGCAGGTGAAGGATGCGAAGTCAAAAGGCGGTGCAGCGCTGCGCAAGCTGCCCGATGCCTCATGGATCGCTGGCGGTCGCAATCCTGACACAGACACTTACACAATCACTTCGCCGCTGACGGAGGGAACGTTCACCGGACTGCTGCTCGAAGCATTGCCCGACCCCACGCTGCCAAATCAAAGCCTGGGCCGCGCCTTCAACGGCAACTTCGTGCTGACCGGCATCGAAGGCGAGATCAGCGCGCCGGGCTTGAAGATGCCGGTGAAGATCGCCTTCACCCGTGCCGAGGCCGATTACGCGCAGAAGGGCTACGATGTGAAGTTGCTGATCGACAAAGAACCGGCCAACGGCTGGGCCATTGATGGCAACGACCCGAAGAAACGCGTGGACCGCAAGGCGATGTTCATCGTGGACAAAGCACTGACCGTGCCCGCAGGCGCGACGTTGACCGTGCGTCTGGTGCATCAGTCGAAGTTTTCCGGCCACAACATCGGCCGCTTCCGAATGTCTGCGACCGATGCCGAGCCAGCGCTTGCCAGCCTTGATGGCACCGGCGGACCACCCGCCGCCGTGCTCGCCATCATGAAGACGCCGACGGAGAACCGCACGCCGCAGCAGCGTGCCGAACTGGAAAAGTTTTACCGTGCGAGCGTTGACAGTCCATTGCGTGATGCCGACTACGCGCTGGCAGCGGCCAAGACTGAGCTTGAGAAATTTGAGCGCACTGTCCCGTCCGTGATGGTGATGAAGGAAGGCCCGGTGCGCGATGCCTTCATCCTCAAACGTGGCGAGTATGACAAACCGGGCGACAAGGTGAGCATGACCACGCCCGCCGTGCTGCCACCGATGCCGAAGGACGCTCCGCTGAACCGCCTTGGCCTTGCGAAGTGGATGGTTGATCCCGCCAATCCTCTCACGGCCCGTGTCTGGGTGAATCGTGCATGGGAGAATTTCTTTGGCTACGGCCTGTCGAAGTCCACCGAGAACCTGGGCACGCAGTCCGAGTATCCTGTGCATCCCGAATTGCTCGACTGGCTCGCCACCGAGTTCATCCGTACCGGTTGGGACATGAAGGCGATGCAGAAGCTCATCGTCATGAGCGCCACCTACCGCCAGTCATCGAAACTCACCCCCGCGCTACTCGAAAAAGATCCCGAGAACCGCCTGCTGGCCCGGGGACCGCGGTTCCGTCTTGCTGGCGAGATCGTGCGCGATCAGGCGCTCGCCATTGCCGGCCTGCTGGTGCCGAAGATCGGCGGACCGTCCGTAAAACCCTACATGCCCGAAGGTGTGTGGGATGAAACGAGCAAATACGGCGACCTGCGCGGCTACAAGGCCGACTCCGGCGACGGCCTCTACCGCCGCAGCTTCTACACCATCTGGAAACGCACCGCCGCACCGCCCACGATGCTGCTCTTCGACGCGCCCACGCGTGAAATCTGCACGGTGAAGCGCAGCCGCACGAACACACCGCTGCAGGCGCTTTCGTTGCTCAATGAAGTCACGTTTGTCGAAGCCGCGCGCGGTCTCGCACAGCAGATGATGCAGCATGGTGGCACCACGCCAGAGCAGCGCATCGCTTATGGCTTCAAGCGTGCCACCGCGCGCGACATCGAACCCGCCGCGCTCAAGCAACTCACCGCTGGTTTTGCCAAACGCGTCGAGTTTTTCAAATTCAAGCCCGCCGAGGCCACCGCCCTGCTCTCCCAAGGCGCGACCAAAGCCGACGCCTCGCTCAATCCCGCCGAACTCGCTGCTTATACAACGACTGCCACTGTGCTTCTGAACCTCGACCGTGTCGTAACCCGCGACTGA